The DNA segment TGCCAACCCTCGAGAAGCTCTTCGATCACCAACCGATGATAAGTAATCGCCTTCACCTGTGAACCGGATTGAGCGACATCCGTTCGGTCAATAAACGTTCCGACAACGATCGCTTTCAAAGAAGTATCATCAAGTTCGTTTATTAGGAAATCGACTGGCAGGAAGCTCTCCGTGTCAAAGATAAAAAGTAGTTCGCTCAGCCAATTGACAAAGAGCGCTTGGAGATCGAATGAAGAAAGCTGGATTTCTCGTGTTTCAATGGGTTTGTAGGTTTCGAGGGGCACCATAAAGGCGATCAGAGCACGCGCAGATTCTTCAAACAACTCCGTCAGCGTCTCCGCCCAAACTTCAACCCCTTTATCGGCGGTATGTTCGATATATTCGTATCGTCCCATGGTCATCCCCACTTCGAGGTGAAATACAGGCAAAAAAATAAGTAGCGGAGGGCCGACTCGAACGGCCGACACTACGGGTATGAACCGTATGCTCTAACCAACTGAGCTACTCCGCCACGTGAAGGCAATACATTGTAGCCTGAATTTACCGAGTTGTCAAGCCAGACTTGCGCGATCCGTGCCTAACCGGT comes from the bacterium genome and includes:
- a CDS encoding archease encodes the protein MGRYEYIEHTADKGVEVWAETLTELFEESARALIAFMVPLETYKPIETREIQLSSFDLQALFVNWLSELLFIFDTESFLPVDFLINELDDTSLKAIVVGTFIDRTDVAQSGSQVKAITYHRLVIEELLEGWHARYFVDV